In a genomic window of Nodosilinea sp. E11:
- a CDS encoding VOC family protein, translating to MKLWSGIITEKLEASKAFYSRLFNCEVIYDSDWFVLLRLGQSELGFMLPNLEAQTPIFRPPFLGQGVWITIDVKDANAEYQRIAAMEVPIEVELRDEPWGDRHFVVIDPNGIGVDIVQHQPPPASAPESAELVLNH from the coding sequence GTGAAACTGTGGTCTGGCATCATTACCGAAAAACTTGAAGCATCGAAAGCATTCTACAGTCGCCTGTTTAATTGTGAGGTGATTTACGATAGCGACTGGTTTGTTTTACTGCGTCTGGGACAAAGCGAGTTGGGGTTTATGCTGCCTAACCTCGAAGCCCAGACTCCCATCTTTCGGCCACCGTTTTTGGGCCAAGGGGTGTGGATAACAATTGATGTTAAAGATGCGAATGCCGAATATCAGCGTATTGCGGCAATGGAGGTACCAATTGAGGTGGAACTGCGGGATGAACCTTGGGGCGATCGCCATTTTGTCGTTATCGACCCCAACGGCATTGGGGTTGATATTGTGCAGCACCAGCCGCCCCCAGCATCGGCTCCTGAGAGTGCTGAACTTGTCCTCAACCATTAA
- a CDS encoding DUF4037 domain-containing protein, translated as MNEHSVWRISLAHKIAPAFTANPKVEACFIFGSAVLGISDQYSDLELAFIWSQLPSDKELRAKAQSVGVAGWEIEPYGEATQGWLEQFYLSGMKVEAGHWARDTIDNIVIDLVERYDVSQNGLVFEKQAIAFHLQRAVVLHGEDSIKQWQTQLSPYPEELAVAMVQKHLKFRPFDGQHILTDRLEIPMLYENKCAIVRRLLNILFGLNRIYHPGFKWTRYWAEEMSIKPSNFFNRLERVFQAEAVSEIYELRQLIEEVLDLVERTLPQIDLKQQREILDRTYPRWTLPVDD; from the coding sequence ATGAATGAACACAGCGTATGGCGAATTTCCTTAGCCCATAAAATTGCTCCTGCCTTTACTGCTAATCCAAAAGTTGAAGCGTGTTTCATCTTTGGCTCAGCAGTATTAGGGATTTCAGACCAGTATTCTGACCTTGAGTTGGCGTTTATCTGGTCACAACTGCCGTCTGACAAAGAATTACGAGCAAAAGCCCAAAGTGTTGGTGTCGCAGGCTGGGAAATTGAACCGTATGGGGAAGCGACACAGGGGTGGTTAGAGCAGTTCTATCTGTCTGGCATGAAAGTCGAAGCAGGTCATTGGGCGCGAGATACAATCGACAACATCGTGATTGATTTGGTTGAGCGTTACGATGTGTCACAAAACGGGCTTGTGTTTGAGAAGCAAGCGATCGCATTTCATCTTCAACGCGCAGTGGTTCTTCATGGCGAAGACAGCATCAAACAGTGGCAAACTCAGCTTTCTCCTTATCCTGAAGAACTTGCAGTTGCGATGGTTCAAAAGCATCTGAAGTTTCGCCCGTTTGATGGTCAACACATCTTGACAGATCGTCTTGAGATTCCGATGCTATACGAGAACAAGTGCGCCATTGTGCGAAGGCTGCTCAACATCCTGTTCGGGCTGAACCGCATTTATCATCCCGGCTTCAAGTGGACACGCTACTGGGCTGAAGAAATGAGCATCAAACCGTCTAATTTTTTCAACCGACTAGAGCGTGTTTTTCAAGCTGAAGCTGTAAGCGAAATTTATGAACTACGCCAACTGATTGAGGAAGTTCTCGATCTTGTAGAAAGGACATTGCCGCAAATTGATCTCAAGCAGCAGCGCGAGATATTGGATCGGACTTACCCCAGGTGGACGTTGCCCGTCGATGATTAA
- a CDS encoding VOC family protein, giving the protein MKNNPVVHFEIYVQDMTRAKAFYEAVLETKLEQMPNSTPEIEMDMWFFPMDKELGMTHYGAGGMLVKMDGFAPGGGGTLVYFGCDDCAVQADRAAAQGGSIFQAKTSIGEHGFCALAHDTEGNLIGFHSMK; this is encoded by the coding sequence ATGAAAAACAATCCGGTTGTTCATTTCGAAATTTACGTGCAAGACATGACGCGCGCCAAAGCGTTTTATGAAGCCGTGCTCGAAACCAAGCTTGAGCAAATGCCAAATTCGACTCCTGAGATAGAGATGGATATGTGGTTTTTTCCCATGGACAAAGAGCTTGGGATGACCCACTACGGCGCAGGCGGCATGCTGGTTAAGATGGATGGCTTTGCTCCTGGCGGCGGCGGCACTCTGGTTTATTTTGGCTGTGATGACTGTGCGGTGCAGGCCGACCGTGCTGCCGCACAGGGCGGCAGTATATTTCAGGCAAAAACATCTATCGGTGAACATGGTTTCTGCGCACTGGCTCATGATACTGAAGGTAATCTGATTGGATTTCACTCGATGAAATAA
- a CDS encoding DUF1772 domain-containing protein: protein MVMIAYLYILKVMAALGCGLIAGIFFAFSTFVMKALAQQPPAQGIAAMQSINVTVIDPWFMTAFLGTGVVCLILIVSSIFRWQQPGAAYLLVSALFYLIGCFGVTMVFNVPLNNALAVANPNSPEGANLWTSYLTNWTFWNHVRTLAAFIAAALFTLAIGTPSQL from the coding sequence ATGGTGATGATTGCATATCTGTATATCCTGAAAGTAATGGCAGCCCTTGGCTGTGGGTTAATTGCTGGAATATTCTTTGCCTTTTCAACTTTTGTGATGAAAGCTTTGGCGCAACAACCACCCGCCCAGGGTATTGCCGCGATGCAATCTATTAACGTTACGGTCATTGACCCCTGGTTTATGACTGCGTTTCTGGGTACAGGTGTTGTTTGTTTAATTTTAATTGTCTCTTCAATCTTCCGGTGGCAACAGCCTGGTGCGGCTTACTTGCTTGTCAGCGCTTTGTTCTATTTAATTGGTTGTTTTGGTGTCACAATGGTGTTCAATGTACCGCTAAATAATGCGCTAGCCGTTGCCAATCCCAACAGTCCTGAAGGGGCAAATCTCTGGACTAGCTATCTAACAAACTGGACATTCTGGAACCATGTTCGAACCCTTGCCGCATTCATAGCAGCAGCCTTATTTACGCTAGCGATCGGGACTCCATCACAACTGTAG
- a CDS encoding monooxygenase family protein, with translation MMNYSVYHLDLPEHPEVVVFVNGFIARDRPGFFWLWKSLLWIRTVTAQAEGCVQVKAGICGLNEVVMVSYWSSGSSLKGFFRGEAHRKMMQFISKNPQSLCLYNETYSPLKSGKYINEPQGIATMYRRFQ, from the coding sequence ATGATGAATTATTCTGTCTACCACCTTGATCTTCCCGAACATCCTGAGGTCGTTGTTTTTGTGAACGGGTTTATTGCTCGCGATCGCCCAGGCTTTTTCTGGCTCTGGAAAAGCCTGCTGTGGATTCGAACCGTTACGGCACAGGCAGAAGGCTGTGTACAAGTTAAAGCAGGTATTTGTGGTTTGAATGAAGTTGTCATGGTCAGCTACTGGAGTTCCGGCAGCAGCTTGAAAGGCTTTTTTAGAGGTGAAGCCCATCGAAAAATGATGCAATTTATTTCTAAAAATCCTCAGAGTTTGTGCTTGTACAATGAGACCTACAGCCCTTTGAAGAGCGGCAAGTACATTAATGAGCCACAAGGAATAGCGACTATGTATAGGCGTTTCCAGTAG
- a CDS encoding AAA family ATPase: MLYIFAGLPGTGKSSLSSRLAGQRGAVYLHIDTIEQSMRRAGIDDIGPKGYGVAYGVALDNLRLGATVVADSVNPLDITRRAWRETADLANSPFVEIEIVCSDTKEHQARIESRTTDIAGLKLPTWQDVLCRTYAPWQPAPIVIDTAGRSIKQSMAEMIESLRLKGY, translated from the coding sequence ATGCTTTATATATTTGCAGGTCTTCCAGGCACCGGAAAATCGTCCCTATCGTCTAGGTTGGCGGGCCAGCGGGGGGCGGTTTACCTACACATCGATACTATTGAGCAGTCGATGCGGCGGGCGGGCATCGACGATATTGGCCCTAAGGGCTACGGAGTGGCCTATGGCGTAGCGTTGGATAACCTGCGTCTAGGGGCAACGGTGGTGGCAGATTCCGTCAATCCTTTAGACATCACGCGAAGGGCCTGGCGCGAAACTGCCGATTTGGCCAACAGCCCTTTTGTGGAGATCGAGATCGTTTGCTCAGATACCAAGGAGCACCAGGCCCGAATCGAATCTCGAACGACCGACATTGCTGGTTTAAAACTCCCGACATGGCAGGATGTGCTCTGTCGAACCTATGCGCCGTGGCAGCCAGCCCCAATTGTGATTGACACCGCAGGCCGGTCAATTAAGCAGAGCATGGCCGAAATGATTGAATCATTGCGCCTCAAAGGGTACTGA
- a CDS encoding DUF1579 domain-containing protein — MTTTTDLQQTEPAVEQPTKAHQWLQQLVGDWTYEVDGMAGPDQPMETSTGTESVKSVGGLWVVAEGQGEMCGSPATTIMTLGYNPQTQRFVGTWMGSMMTHLWIYDGELDAGERMLTLHSEGPSMAGEGQMAQYKDVIEFKSPDHRVLTSFCLGDDGQWQQFMTANYHRQ; from the coding sequence ATGACTACTACAACTGATCTACAACAAACCGAACCCGCAGTAGAACAGCCCACAAAAGCACACCAGTGGCTTCAACAACTTGTCGGCGATTGGACCTATGAAGTTGACGGCATGGCAGGCCCCGACCAGCCTATGGAAACCTCCACTGGAACTGAGAGCGTCAAGTCTGTGGGTGGCCTCTGGGTGGTCGCCGAAGGCCAGGGTGAAATGTGCGGTAGCCCCGCCACCACTATTATGACCCTTGGCTACAACCCTCAAACACAGCGCTTTGTCGGCACCTGGATGGGGTCGATGATGACCCACCTCTGGATTTACGACGGCGAACTTGACGCTGGTGAGCGGATGCTCACCCTGCATTCTGAAGGTCCATCTATGGCTGGTGAAGGTCAAATGGCCCAGTACAAGGACGTGATCGAATTCAAAAGCCCCGATCACCGGGTGCTGACCTCCTTTTGCCTGGGCGATGACGGCCAGTGGCAGCAGTTTATGACGGCCAACTACCACCGTCAGTAG
- a CDS encoding VOC family protein — MQVNPYLMFDGQCEAAFKFYHQVLGGELGDMMTFAGSPAEAEVPPEFANKIMHTQLTFGDWAIMGSDCPPGQYDAPKGFSVSLQIPDPDKAEHIFQALAEGGTIQMPLEKTFWAQRFGMAIDKFGIPWMINCE, encoded by the coding sequence ATGCAAGTTAACCCTTACCTGATGTTCGATGGTCAGTGCGAAGCTGCTTTCAAGTTTTACCACCAGGTCTTAGGTGGAGAGCTTGGTGACATGATGACCTTTGCCGGTTCCCCCGCCGAGGCCGAAGTGCCCCCCGAGTTTGCCAACAAAATTATGCACACCCAGCTGACCTTTGGCGACTGGGCGATCATGGGGTCTGACTGTCCTCCGGGGCAGTACGATGCGCCCAAAGGCTTCTCGGTTTCCCTGCAAATTCCCGACCCCGATAAGGCCGAGCACATCTTTCAAGCCCTGGCCGAAGGCGGCACCATTCAAATGCCCCTTGAAAAAACCTTCTGGGCACAGCGGTTTGGCATGGCAATCGATAAATTTGGCATTCCCTGGATGATCAACTGCGAATAG
- a CDS encoding helix-turn-helix domain-containing protein, with amino-acid sequence MVFNAQEMIVPPSPALRGVVNHYWLCLNNSSPAYVAVPDGAIDIAFRVDRTSIDSWVYGTTTARVDIPLDQQCHYFGIRFRPGQSRHFIQASAYELTNTYEATQGLLKFSLERFTEAVLMGNIVQHFNRVLEAYVAQLSPRLQPIDHAIRLIEAARGAVPIGEAAEIFGQSHRQFERVFLETVGMPAKTFARIMRFQHTAQRLASSGELSLAHIAAELNYSDQSHMSHDFKRLAGLSPRQFFQTHVAFLQDPDRERVLN; translated from the coding sequence ATGGTCTTTAATGCACAAGAGATGATTGTTCCGCCGTCACCAGCGCTGCGGGGGGTGGTTAACCACTACTGGCTATGTTTAAATAACTCTAGCCCGGCCTACGTTGCGGTGCCTGATGGAGCCATAGATATCGCCTTTAGAGTTGACCGCACATCGATCGATAGCTGGGTCTACGGCACCACAACAGCCAGGGTAGATATTCCCTTAGATCAGCAGTGTCATTATTTTGGTATTCGCTTTAGGCCGGGGCAGAGCCGTCATTTTATTCAAGCTAGTGCTTATGAGTTGACCAACACCTATGAGGCTACTCAGGGGCTGCTCAAGTTTTCGCTGGAACGGTTCACTGAGGCGGTGCTGATGGGCAATATTGTGCAACATTTTAATCGGGTTTTAGAGGCCTATGTGGCCCAGCTGTCGCCCCGTCTGCAACCGATTGATCATGCCATTCGTTTGATTGAAGCAGCCCGCGGTGCGGTGCCCATTGGGGAAGCAGCAGAGATATTTGGGCAAAGTCATCGACAATTTGAGCGGGTTTTTCTAGAGACCGTCGGGATGCCTGCCAAGACGTTTGCCAGAATTATGCGCTTTCAACATACGGCTCAACGGCTGGCTTCTTCAGGTGAATTATCGTTGGCCCACATTGCTGCTGAGCTGAATTACTCTGACCAAAGTCATATGAGCCATGACTTTAAGCGCCTGGCAGGGCTATCGCCGAGGCAATTTTTTCAAACTCATGTCGCTTTTTTACAAGACCCTGACCGTGAACGGGTTCTAAACTAG
- a CDS encoding GNAT family N-acetyltransferase: MIPYVTLNTERLLLRPLVETDAEMLYTIFSDTAVMRYWNTAPWEHVGEARDAIANDFEARRIGSYLQLGIEKNADAQLIGTCTLFNFNHQCRRAELGYALGRSAWGRGFMHEALSVLIDYAFGELNLHRIEAEIDPRNQASAKTLERLGFLKEGHLRDRWIVSGEVSDSDLYGLLVSNRLGSVCGERTSGRAVSGLRTRWVA; this comes from the coding sequence ATGATCCCTTACGTAACGTTAAACACCGAGCGTCTGCTGCTGCGTCCCCTCGTCGAGACCGATGCTGAGATGCTCTACACCATCTTTTCTGATACCGCCGTTATGCGCTATTGGAATACCGCACCCTGGGAACATGTAGGGGAGGCGAGGGATGCGATCGCTAACGATTTCGAAGCGCGTCGTATCGGCAGCTATTTGCAGCTCGGTATCGAGAAAAATGCCGATGCCCAGCTAATTGGCACCTGTACCCTATTTAACTTCAACCATCAGTGTCGGCGGGCGGAGTTGGGCTATGCCCTAGGACGCTCGGCCTGGGGGCGAGGTTTTATGCACGAGGCGCTATCGGTATTGATTGACTATGCCTTTGGCGAACTCAATCTGCATCGAATAGAGGCCGAAATTGATCCCAGGAACCAAGCCTCTGCCAAGACTTTAGAGCGCCTAGGCTTTCTCAAAGAGGGGCATCTGCGCGATCGCTGGATAGTCAGCGGTGAAGTGTCAGATTCTGACCTGTATGGTTTGCTGGTGAGCAATCGCCTCGGCTCAGTCTGTGGAGAACGGACATCAGGTCGCGCGGTGAGTGGTCTACGTACTAGATGGGTTGCTTAA
- a CDS encoding transposase: MSATTCLYDQVLPLLRQYSHRRDLRHLKALAWMVTALVCSGQLSLPEWESYVPSRARQAQSTERRWQRFMGNRRVRVKSLYVPLVLAAIHRWKGRRLYLALDTTVLWNRYCMIHLSVTCCGRAVPLLWRVLEHSSATVSTERYLPLLRLAHRLLQPYPDVMLLADRGFANHDLLEWLSQSRWHYCLRLPSDVVVHGPRRHPIEVGYLWPPKGEARFYEGIGLWTDGRWRCNLVLANVKGVKEPWAVITDEPPSLNTLWQYALRFRVEELFLDSKSGVFELEASGIRSAPALERLYLVAAVAILYGTTQGMAVQLDGLRTQVDPHWTRGISYLKIGLRWLKGAVNKGRSLLKPIPLFTVDPEPCFASKKAEVRYYDRIWFSRIQSLCCQLPPWEAV, encoded by the coding sequence ATGTCAGCCACCACCTGCCTCTATGATCAAGTGCTGCCACTGCTGCGTCAATATAGCCATCGCCGTGACCTGCGGCACCTCAAGGCGCTGGCTTGGATGGTGACCGCGCTGGTGTGCAGTGGTCAGTTGAGCCTACCGGAGTGGGAATCGTATGTACCCAGTCGCGCCCGCCAGGCGCAAAGCACCGAACGACGATGGCAGCGCTTCATGGGCAATCGTCGGGTCCGGGTCAAAAGTCTGTACGTGCCGTTGGTGCTAGCGGCCATCCATCGGTGGAAAGGGCGACGACTCTACTTGGCGCTCGATACCACGGTGCTGTGGAATCGCTACTGCATGATTCACTTGTCGGTGACCTGCTGCGGACGAGCGGTGCCCCTGCTGTGGCGGGTTTTGGAGCATTCGAGTGCCACCGTCAGTACGGAGCGATATCTCCCCCTGTTGCGGTTGGCCCATCGGCTGTTGCAGCCCTACCCTGATGTGATGCTGTTAGCCGACCGAGGGTTTGCCAACCATGACCTGCTGGAGTGGTTAAGCCAAAGTCGTTGGCACTATTGTTTGCGCTTACCCAGTGATGTGGTGGTCCATGGCCCCCGCCGTCATCCCATTGAAGTCGGCTATCTGTGGCCCCCCAAGGGCGAAGCCCGTTTCTATGAGGGCATTGGTCTGTGGACGGATGGTCGCTGGCGCTGCAACCTGGTGCTGGCTAACGTCAAAGGCGTCAAGGAGCCCTGGGCTGTCATCACCGATGAGCCGCCGTCCCTCAATACCCTGTGGCAGTATGCCCTTCGGTTTCGAGTCGAGGAGCTTTTCCTCGATTCAAAATCCGGGGTCTTTGAGCTAGAAGCCTCCGGCATTCGCTCGGCTCCAGCCCTCGAACGACTCTATCTCGTAGCGGCTGTCGCCATCCTCTATGGCACCACCCAGGGCATGGCCGTTCAGCTCGATGGCCTCCGCACTCAGGTTGACCCTCATTGGACTCGGGGCATCAGTTACCTCAAAATTGGCCTGCGCTGGCTCAAAGGAGCCGTCAACAAAGGGCGTTCGTTGCTCAAACCCATCCCCCTATTCACCGTTGACCCTGAACCCTGCTTTGCCTCTAAAAAAGCTGAAGTCCGGTACTATGACCGCATCTGGTTCTCTAGAATCCAGTCCTTGTGCTGCCAACTACCACCCTGGGAGGCCGTATAA
- a CDS encoding dihydrofolate reductase family protein → MKELTYFVACSVDGFIAHHDGSHDGFSQDEAYLNDLFSDFPETVPTHFRDALGISSQNKWFDTVLMGRKTYDVGLKEGVTSPYTHLNQFVFSRSLPTSPDKNVELISNDAVGFISRLKDQPGQGIWLCGGANLAATLFAHHLIDRLILKVNPFLMGAGIPLFGGEIQQTALTLCDRKIYDNGVVRLHYRLT, encoded by the coding sequence ATGAAAGAATTGACCTACTTTGTCGCCTGTAGTGTCGATGGGTTCATTGCCCACCACGACGGCTCCCACGACGGCTTTTCTCAAGATGAAGCCTATCTAAACGACTTATTTAGCGACTTTCCTGAGACGGTGCCGACTCACTTTCGTGATGCTCTGGGTATCTCCAGTCAGAACAAGTGGTTTGACACGGTGCTGATGGGCCGCAAGACCTATGACGTCGGCCTTAAGGAAGGTGTGACTAGTCCTTACACCCACCTCAATCAGTTTGTGTTTTCGCGCAGTCTGCCCACTAGTCCCGATAAAAACGTGGAGCTAATCTCCAACGATGCCGTTGGATTTATATCTCGCTTAAAAGATCAGCCAGGCCAGGGGATTTGGCTCTGCGGTGGGGCAAATCTAGCGGCTACACTCTTTGCCCATCACCTAATCGATCGCCTGATCCTGAAGGTCAACCCATTTTTGATGGGGGCAGGTATTCCCCTGTTTGGGGGCGAGATTCAGCAAACGGCGCTGACGCTGTGCGATCGCAAGATCTACGACAACGGCGTGGTGCGACTTCACTACCGCCTGACGTAA
- a CDS encoding TetR/AcrR family transcriptional regulator, translated as MAKAQAKPAYHHGDLRQALVDAALAIVAERQDARGVSLREVARRVGVSQAAPYRHFADKEALLAAVAEEGFQRLLEDLQANGLAAIADPLQRLRASGVAYVAFAIAHPAHYRVMFGAFQADNPAYPTLNAVGREAFTVMVEAIVAGQSAGLVKAGDPRQLAWVTWSLVHGLAMLLIEHQLPITEQAEILSLAQLATATLVGGLQPSDPRLGQQ; from the coding sequence ATGGCTAAAGCCCAGGCAAAACCGGCTTACCACCATGGCGACTTGCGCCAGGCTCTAGTCGATGCCGCCCTGGCCATCGTTGCCGAGCGGCAAGATGCCAGGGGTGTATCGCTGCGAGAGGTGGCGCGCCGAGTGGGGGTGTCTCAGGCCGCCCCCTATCGCCACTTTGCCGATAAGGAAGCCCTCTTAGCAGCGGTGGCCGAAGAGGGCTTTCAGCGGCTATTGGAAGATCTACAAGCGAATGGGTTGGCGGCGATCGCTGACCCGTTGCAGCGCCTGCGAGCTAGCGGGGTAGCCTATGTGGCGTTTGCGATCGCCCACCCGGCCCATTACAGAGTGATGTTTGGCGCGTTTCAGGCCGATAACCCGGCCTATCCCACGCTCAACGCCGTCGGTCGCGAGGCATTTACGGTGATGGTCGAGGCCATAGTGGCCGGGCAATCGGCGGGGCTGGTTAAGGCGGGCGACCCGCGTCAGCTGGCCTGGGTGACCTGGTCGCTGGTGCACGGTCTGGCTATGCTGCTGATTGAGCACCAGTTGCCCATTACTGAGCAGGCAGAGATCTTGTCGTTGGCTCAACTGGCCACTGCCACCCTGGTTGGCGGTCTACAACCCAGCGATCCAAGGCTGGGGCAACAGTAA
- a CDS encoding GNAT family N-acetyltransferase, which translates to MSESSNLALRPAILADVSLLRRWEKQPHIAAAGIDDWGWDVELARTPAWREQLIAELDGRPIGFIQIIDPDQEDSHYWGDVADHLRAIDIWIGEPTELGKGYGTTMMRLALARCFADPQVTAVLIDPLTSNTRAHRFYQRLGFTFLEHRRFGDDDCSV; encoded by the coding sequence ATGTCTGAGTCAAGCAACCTTGCCCTGCGGCCCGCCATCCTGGCTGATGTGAGCCTACTTCGTCGTTGGGAGAAGCAGCCACACATCGCTGCCGCTGGTATTGATGACTGGGGCTGGGATGTCGAGCTAGCCCGCACCCCCGCCTGGCGCGAGCAGCTGATTGCTGAGCTAGATGGTCGCCCCATCGGCTTTATTCAAATTATTGACCCGGACCAAGAAGACAGCCACTACTGGGGGGATGTGGCCGATCACCTGCGGGCGATCGACATTTGGATTGGCGAACCCACCGAGTTGGGCAAAGGCTACGGTACCACCATGATGCGGCTGGCCCTGGCTCGCTGCTTTGCCGACCCCCAGGTCACGGCGGTGCTCATTGACCCGCTGACCAGCAACACCCGCGCCCACCGCTTTTACCAGCGCCTGGGGTTCACATTTTTGGAGCACCGCCGCTTTGGCGACGACGACTGCTCGGTCTAG